A stretch of Aristophania vespae DNA encodes these proteins:
- a CDS encoding JAB domain-containing protein, with product MAKSNPSSLSPKLLATGHRQRMRQRILDHGASSFADYELVEMLLYPAIPRRDTKPLAKSLIDHFGSFLALCQATPDELTKFKLNANAITLLMLPRICAVSLGSKETKNLYCFDDWSRLMTYVNRYTSNNITTGTSILYMNSRNELLLDSLLPAGSEISTLHRYIAEQALHLNATALIIVYISPKRPANVISQHVQGLKQALSPLSVSIHDVLLLGEGWTSSLQQEGMLNGDFEKRL from the coding sequence ATGGCCAAGAGTAATCCTTCATCTTTATCTCCAAAATTACTGGCTACAGGTCATAGACAAAGAATGCGCCAACGCATTCTTGATCATGGAGCGTCATCCTTTGCTGATTACGAGTTAGTTGAGATGTTGCTTTATCCTGCAATTCCACGCCGTGATACAAAGCCTCTTGCCAAGTCACTCATTGATCATTTTGGCTCTTTTCTAGCTTTATGTCAGGCAACGCCAGATGAGCTAACAAAATTTAAGCTTAATGCAAATGCGATAACGCTTTTAATGTTACCACGCATTTGTGCTGTTTCTTTAGGATCGAAGGAAACAAAGAATTTATACTGCTTTGATGACTGGTCCAGGTTAATGACCTATGTCAACCGCTATACAAGTAACAATATTACGACGGGCACTTCTATTCTCTATATGAATAGCCGAAACGAACTTCTCTTGGATTCATTATTGCCTGCAGGAAGTGAAATCTCGACATTGCATCGTTATATAGCAGAGCAAGCACTGCACCTAAATGCAACAGCTTTGATAATTGTTTATATCAGCCCCAAAAGACCGGCCAATGTTATTTCACAACATGTGCAAGGATTAAAACAAGCTTTATCACCCCTGTCAGTAAGTATTCATGACGTTCTTTTGTTAGGAGAGGGATGGACATCAAGTTTACAGCAAGAAGGTATGTTAAATGGCGATTTTGAAAAAAGATTATAG
- a CDS encoding JAB domain-containing protein, with product MAILKKDYSIETLLDKMDSGEFNAEDKTLLFRCVVRLFSQNKKNSEKLTTLLLAKFDTLAELICITRSEWKSFNFKDDQFYCSLVLLKEFAQRFYQASLPIGDVLQNEDLLIAYLVTCMARERVEQFRVLFLDKKNTLILDEIQGKGTVNQTPVYPREIARRCLELKATSVILAHNHPSGSSVPSKPDILMTQKVQQALNLIKVKVIDHYIIARTTHSSFRELGLLEL from the coding sequence ATGGCGATTTTGAAAAAAGATTATAGCATTGAAACTCTGCTTGATAAAATGGATAGTGGCGAATTTAATGCAGAAGACAAAACTCTCTTATTTCGGTGCGTGGTTAGATTATTTAGTCAGAATAAAAAGAATTCTGAAAAATTAACAACTTTGTTATTAGCAAAATTTGATACTCTTGCTGAGTTAATTTGCATTACCCGTTCTGAATGGAAATCCTTTAATTTTAAAGATGATCAATTTTATTGTTCATTAGTTTTGCTTAAAGAATTTGCCCAACGTTTTTATCAGGCAAGTTTGCCGATTGGAGATGTGCTTCAAAATGAGGACCTGCTTATCGCCTATCTCGTAACCTGTATGGCAAGAGAACGTGTTGAACAATTTCGGGTTTTATTTTTAGATAAAAAGAACACGCTTATATTAGATGAAATACAAGGGAAAGGCACAGTAAACCAAACACCTGTATATCCAAGAGAAATAGCGCGGCGTTGTCTGGAGTTAAAAGCCACTTCAGTTATTTTGGCTCATAATCATCCCAGTGGTTCTTCTGTTCCTTCAAAACCAGATATTTTAATGACTCAAAAAGTCCAACAAGCCTTAAATCTTATAAAGGTAAAAGTAATTGACCACTATATTATAGCCCGAACAACACATAGTAGTTTTCGTGAGTTAGGATTGCTCGAGCTATAA
- a CDS encoding 5-(carboxyamino)imidazole ribonucleotide synthase, with protein sequence MKTLKTGSTIGIVGGGQLGRMGAMAAAKLGFRVHIFTDTMPSPAGEVAAACTVGSYDDATLLEAFARDCDVITFEFENISAAGLRKLEENCVVYPASSILEISQDRISEKRTLTELELPVAPWIALHSAADLAALKEFGFPCIVKTARLGYDGKGQYRLNKESDFEALLSKADTLSYPLVAEKFVDFQREISVMVVRQNSENYRVFDPSENRHKDGILRISLAPAPISPDLAQQAQNLAIKLAEKLNLVGIMGVEMFHDHKGQLIINEIAPRPHNSGHWTMDACAVDQFEMHIRAVAGLPLPSSRRHSDAVMHNLIGPEDMSLLPFLLKEDDGCLHLYGKKEVKPGRKMGHINRLFPKGGLPGELVLSEFLPNL encoded by the coding sequence ATGAAGACATTAAAAACTGGTTCAACAATAGGTATTGTTGGAGGCGGTCAGCTTGGACGTATGGGAGCCATGGCCGCCGCTAAACTAGGCTTTAGAGTTCATATTTTTACTGACACCATGCCGTCTCCTGCTGGGGAAGTTGCGGCTGCCTGCACAGTTGGATCATATGACGATGCAACGCTTTTAGAAGCTTTTGCCCGGGATTGCGATGTCATCACATTTGAATTTGAAAATATCAGTGCAGCAGGTTTACGCAAGCTTGAAGAAAATTGCGTCGTTTATCCAGCCAGCTCTATTTTAGAGATTAGTCAAGATCGCATTAGCGAAAAACGGACCCTTACTGAGTTAGAACTACCAGTAGCTCCCTGGATAGCCCTGCACTCTGCGGCTGATTTAGCAGCATTAAAAGAGTTTGGTTTTCCCTGTATCGTTAAGACAGCTCGCTTAGGCTATGATGGCAAAGGGCAATATCGTCTTAATAAAGAGAGTGATTTTGAAGCTTTATTGTCAAAAGCCGACACACTTTCTTACCCTTTGGTGGCAGAAAAATTTGTAGATTTCCAGCGTGAAATTAGCGTTATGGTAGTGAGACAGAACTCAGAAAACTACCGCGTTTTTGATCCAAGCGAAAATCGACATAAAGACGGCATTTTACGGATTTCATTAGCCCCTGCTCCCATTAGTCCCGACCTGGCGCAACAAGCCCAGAATTTGGCAATAAAGCTGGCCGAAAAGCTGAATTTAGTTGGTATTATGGGCGTTGAAATGTTTCACGACCATAAAGGTCAACTCATCATCAATGAAATCGCACCTCGTCCCCATAATTCTGGACACTGGACGATGGATGCTTGTGCAGTTGACCAGTTTGAAATGCATATACGTGCCGTTGCCGGTTTACCCCTACCCTCATCACGTCGTCATTCTGATGCTGTAATGCATAATCTTATCGGTCCCGAAGATATGTCTTTACTGCCTTTTTTATTAAAAGAAGACGATGGTTGCTTACATCTTTATGGTAAAAAAGAAGTCAAGCCAGGACGTAAAATGGGGCATATTAACAGGCTATTTCCTAAAGGTGGTTTGCCTGGTGAATTGGTCCTTTCTGAGTTTTTGCCCAATCTGTAA
- the purE gene encoding 5-(carboxyamino)imidazole ribonucleotide mutase — protein sequence MSVSDSPLVGVIMGSQSDWETMKNTCELLDGLQIPYESRIVSAHRTPDRLANYAKTALERGLKVIIAGAGGAAHLPGMCAAWTSLPVLGVPVESRILKGQDSLLSIVQMPAGIAVGTLAIGKAGAINAGLLAASILAINDEALRHRLEDYRQKQTASVAESPVL from the coding sequence ATGTCAGTAAGTGACTCACCTTTGGTCGGCGTAATTATGGGAAGCCAGTCTGACTGGGAGACGATGAAAAATACGTGTGAGCTGCTGGATGGGCTGCAAATTCCCTATGAATCCAGAATTGTTTCAGCGCATCGTACTCCAGATCGTCTGGCTAATTATGCAAAAACTGCTCTGGAGCGTGGGTTAAAAGTTATTATTGCAGGTGCAGGCGGTGCGGCTCATTTGCCCGGTATGTGTGCTGCCTGGACTTCTCTACCTGTTTTAGGCGTGCCAGTAGAAAGCCGCATCCTTAAAGGTCAAGATAGCTTACTTTCTATTGTGCAGATGCCTGCCGGGATTGCCGTTGGTACATTAGCTATAGGAAAGGCAGGGGCCATAAATGCGGGCTTGCTTGCGGCTTCTATTTTGGCAATAAATGACGAAGCTCTAAGACATCGTTTGGAAGATTACCGTCAAAAACAAACGGCAAGTGTGGCCGAAAGTCCGGTATTATGA
- a CDS encoding DUF1013 domain-containing protein, whose translation MTLPLMPKATAVWLIEKTGLTFTQIAEFCGMHPLEVQAIADGEVAAGINGYDPIKNNQLTMSEIKRCEANPKAKLKIIATANPVARRAKGARYTPVSKRNDRPDAIAFILRQFPQLSDTQIVRLLGTTKDTIAKIRDKQHWNSANIKPRDPVILGLCTQTDLNAAVAEATQHMPSEDEIEEDPFSAAEKLFSTPSRQEEEE comes from the coding sequence ATGACCTTGCCCTTGATGCCTAAAGCCACAGCCGTTTGGCTTATTGAAAAAACTGGTCTGACTTTTACCCAGATCGCCGAATTTTGCGGCATGCACCCTCTCGAAGTTCAGGCTATAGCCGATGGCGAGGTTGCCGCCGGTATTAATGGATATGACCCCATCAAAAATAATCAGCTCACAATGAGCGAAATTAAGAGATGTGAAGCTAATCCAAAAGCCAAATTAAAGATTATTGCTACAGCTAACCCTGTTGCAAGACGTGCTAAAGGGGCTCGTTATACGCCAGTCTCTAAGCGTAATGATCGCCCCGATGCCATTGCCTTTATATTACGTCAGTTTCCTCAGCTTTCCGATACACAAATTGTTCGTTTGCTCGGCACAACAAAAGATACAATTGCTAAAATTCGCGATAAGCAACACTGGAATAGCGCTAATATTAAGCCTCGTGACCCTGTAATTTTGGGACTCTGTACGCAGACTGATCTCAACGCAGCCGTTGCCGAAGCCACACAGCATATGCCATCTGAAGACGAAATTGAGGAAGATCCCTTCTCAGCCGCTGAGAAACTTTTCTCCACGCCTTCACGACAAGAAGAAGAAGAATAA
- a CDS encoding Hsp20 family protein, which translates to MDYDFAPLFRSAIGFDRMIRLAGNAANAQSPSSYPPYNIEKTNETDYALTMAIAGFSSDDLDITLEDNNLVIRGNIPENNKQHNWLYRGIATRAFERRFTLADHTEVEEACLENGLLTIKLRRLLPEATKPRRIPILNVATGHYNRDLTDEQNSQLAHNSTIQAA; encoded by the coding sequence ATGGATTATGATTTCGCCCCGCTTTTTAGAAGCGCGATTGGTTTTGACCGCATGATCAGGCTTGCGGGTAACGCAGCTAATGCACAGTCTCCCTCTAGTTATCCACCCTATAATATAGAAAAAACTAACGAAACCGATTACGCTTTAACTATGGCGATAGCTGGTTTTAGCTCTGATGATCTCGATATAACGCTAGAAGATAATAACCTTGTTATTCGCGGTAATATTCCAGAAAATAACAAGCAGCATAATTGGCTCTATCGTGGCATTGCGACCAGAGCTTTTGAAAGACGCTTTACTTTAGCTGATCATACAGAGGTAGAAGAAGCGTGTCTTGAAAATGGGCTTTTAACGATTAAGCTTCGGCGCTTATTGCCAGAAGCTACTAAACCAAGGCGCATTCCTATTTTAAATGTGGCGACCGGTCATTACAATCGTGATCTCACAGATGAACAAAATAGTCAGTTAGCTCATAATTCTACCATCCAAGCAGCTTAA
- the rpmE gene encoding 50S ribosomal protein L31, whose translation MKSGIHPDYHEITVIMADGTEFKTRSCYGEAGASLRLDVDPKTHPAWTGVQRMLDTGGQVAKFNKRFAGIGAIKK comes from the coding sequence ATGAAATCCGGCATTCACCCCGATTATCACGAAATCACCGTCATTATGGCTGACGGAACAGAATTTAAAACACGTTCATGCTATGGTGAAGCAGGCGCTTCTCTCCGCTTGGATGTTGACCCTAAAACTCATCCTGCATGGACAGGCGTACAGCGTATGCTAGATACAGGGGGCCAGGTCGCTAAATTTAATAAGCGTTTTGCCGGCATTGGTGCCATTAAGAAATAA
- the mscL gene encoding large-conductance mechanosensitive channel protein MscL, with product MDIKKDLKSIRTPGWIGDFRKFIMRGNVLDLAVGVVIGSAFTAIVNSAVKDLLTPALGAVTGGVDFSNIFVTLKGPVKATLAEAQKAGAVTINVGVFLNAVIQFLIVAFCIFWLTRIVAKIVRNEKETAKTTEPPAPSREEVLLSEIRDILASRSS from the coding sequence ATGGATATTAAGAAAGATTTAAAGTCAATTAGAACACCCGGATGGATTGGTGATTTTCGTAAATTCATCATGCGCGGCAACGTTTTAGATCTAGCCGTTGGTGTGGTTATTGGTTCTGCCTTTACAGCTATTGTAAATAGTGCAGTCAAAGATCTATTAACCCCAGCATTAGGTGCAGTGACAGGGGGAGTGGATTTTTCTAATATCTTTGTCACCCTCAAAGGCCCAGTTAAGGCAACTTTGGCCGAAGCACAAAAAGCAGGGGCCGTTACTATTAATGTTGGTGTTTTCTTAAATGCTGTTATACAATTTTTAATTGTTGCTTTTTGTATTTTCTGGCTCACACGTATTGTAGCTAAAATTGTGCGCAATGAAAAAGAAACAGCTAAAACAACTGAGCCACCAGCACCAAGTCGCGAGGAAGTTCTTTTGTCAGAAATAAGAGATATTTTAGCATCACGGTCGTCTTAA
- the secD gene encoding protein translocase subunit SecD produces the protein MYYSRLKMLGVLGVCLIGLVLCVPNFFKNPTSALPWHQVHLGLDLKGGSYLLLQLDTDTLKHDRLQSLEGQIRQSLIAKQLGFIGIKRNDAEGTVSFLPRGESERDAAKKVLASIPQAVPDEFTVGEEDKRLTLSLKAEAVKQRAREAVTRSIEIVRRRIDSTGAIDPGIAREGDDRIVLELPGISDPERIKELLGTTARMTFHLMAPNPTIQVPGSTMLPTPDGRGKLAVMDQIEVDGANLSDAAATMSDGKWAVHIKFDNKGADDFARITTANVGKPFAIVLDGKIITDPVINSPITGGTGEITGNFTARTASDLALLLRAGALPAPLSVIEQRTIGPSLGEASIHAGMISLAAGFVLVVIFMLLFYGRFGLYADWALLANLVLMLAILSLFEATLTLPGMAGILLTLGMAVDANILINERIREEVARGRAPLQALQVGFERATSTIIDSNATAFLAHVMLFVFGTGAVRNFALTITIGIVTTLFTTLVLSRLLIIRWYAHTRPKELPV, from the coding sequence ATGTACTATAGTCGTCTAAAAATGCTGGGTGTTTTGGGTGTTTGCTTAATTGGCCTTGTGCTTTGCGTCCCCAATTTTTTTAAAAACCCAACATCTGCTCTCCCCTGGCATCAAGTTCATCTCGGTTTGGACCTTAAAGGGGGGTCTTATCTACTTCTTCAGCTTGATACTGATACGCTTAAGCATGATCGTCTTCAGTCACTTGAAGGGCAGATTCGTCAAAGCCTTATTGCCAAGCAGCTAGGCTTTATTGGGATTAAGCGCAATGACGCAGAAGGCACAGTCAGCTTTTTGCCAAGAGGTGAAAGCGAAAGAGACGCAGCCAAAAAAGTTTTGGCTTCTATTCCCCAGGCTGTACCCGACGAATTTACAGTAGGTGAAGAAGATAAACGTTTAACGCTCAGTTTAAAAGCTGAGGCAGTTAAACAGAGAGCTCGTGAAGCTGTTACCCGTTCAATCGAGATTGTGCGCCGTCGTATCGACAGCACAGGTGCTATTGACCCAGGTATTGCACGTGAAGGGGATGATCGCATCGTTCTCGAGCTACCGGGCATTAGTGACCCTGAGCGTATTAAAGAGCTTCTTGGCACTACAGCACGCATGACCTTTCACCTTATGGCCCCTAATCCTACAATACAGGTGCCAGGGTCCACCATGCTCCCAACCCCTGATGGACGTGGTAAATTAGCTGTCATGGATCAGATTGAGGTTGATGGCGCAAACTTATCTGATGCGGCTGCAACTATGAGCGATGGCAAATGGGCCGTGCATATTAAGTTTGACAATAAGGGTGCTGACGACTTTGCTCGTATTACAACAGCCAATGTTGGAAAACCTTTTGCCATCGTCCTGGATGGTAAGATTATTACCGATCCAGTCATTAATAGCCCAATCACTGGTGGTACAGGTGAAATTACAGGTAATTTCACAGCACGCACAGCTTCTGACCTTGCCTTATTACTCAGGGCTGGAGCTCTTCCCGCTCCTTTAAGTGTCATTGAGCAACGAACCATAGGTCCAAGCCTGGGAGAAGCTTCAATTCATGCTGGCATGATCAGTTTAGCGGCTGGTTTTGTTCTGGTCGTAATTTTTATGCTGCTCTTTTATGGACGTTTTGGCCTATATGCAGATTGGGCTTTGCTTGCAAACCTTGTTCTCATGCTTGCCATATTATCTTTATTTGAAGCAACGCTGACATTACCAGGTATGGCTGGTATTCTTCTCACTTTAGGTATGGCTGTCGATGCGAATATTTTGATTAATGAGCGCATCAGAGAAGAAGTTGCTCGTGGACGTGCTCCACTTCAGGCATTACAGGTTGGTTTTGAGCGGGCTACAAGCACTATTATTGATAGTAATGCTACAGCCTTTTTAGCCCACGTAATGCTCTTTGTGTTTGGCACAGGGGCTGTTAGAAACTTTGCTTTGACGATTACGATAGGTATTGTCACAACGTTATTCACAACTCTTGTCCTCTCGCGCTTGCTCATCATCAGATGGTATGCGCATACCCGTCCTAAAGAATTGCCGGTATAA
- a CDS encoding Gfo/Idh/MocA family protein has protein sequence MKTAHSLKIGIIGSGHFGRFHALKSQENKKETLIGLYDIEQKSSQKLAKDVCSKSFLTYEALLSEVEAVIIATPAESHFKLACEALEAGKHVLIEKPIASTLEQARVLISLAEQKRLVLQVGHLLRYSAEHNAIKQRIKKPLYIEATRIAPYKMRGTDVSVVLDLMIHDLDFILSLIDSEILTIDALGAAVSSTSEDIANARVRFKNGCVATITASRISFKTERKMRIFSQEGYLSADFMTRQLTYINRERGLMLPGTNGYKRESVTWRDHDNLLAEHEAFIASCLEGKPVIVDGYAGLRALEAALKVSENIAHSYQLMKESQLLSQP, from the coding sequence ATGAAAACTGCACATTCTCTCAAAATTGGCATTATAGGCTCAGGACATTTTGGTCGTTTCCACGCCCTGAAATCTCAAGAAAATAAAAAAGAAACGCTTATTGGCCTTTATGATATTGAACAAAAATCCAGCCAAAAACTGGCCAAAGATGTTTGCTCAAAATCTTTTTTGACATATGAAGCTTTATTATCAGAAGTTGAAGCTGTCATTATTGCGACCCCCGCCGAAAGCCATTTTAAGCTAGCTTGCGAGGCGCTTGAAGCTGGCAAGCATGTTCTTATAGAAAAACCTATTGCCTCAACTCTTGAGCAGGCACGTGTCTTAATTTCTCTTGCTGAACAAAAAAGGCTTGTGCTTCAGGTTGGGCATTTACTGCGTTATTCTGCTGAGCATAATGCTATTAAACAACGTATCAAAAAACCTCTTTACATAGAGGCCACACGTATTGCTCCCTATAAAATGCGCGGCACAGATGTATCAGTTGTTTTAGATCTGATGATCCATGATCTTGATTTTATTTTGTCACTTATTGATAGCGAAATTTTAACAATAGATGCTTTAGGGGCGGCCGTATCAAGCACATCTGAAGATATAGCAAATGCCAGAGTTAGATTTAAAAATGGTTGTGTTGCAACAATTACAGCAAGCCGAATTTCTTTTAAAACAGAAAGAAAAATGCGTATTTTTTCGCAAGAAGGATATTTATCTGCTGATTTTATGACGCGTCAGCTCACCTACATTAATCGTGAGCGTGGGTTAATGTTACCTGGGACAAATGGCTATAAGCGCGAATCAGTCACGTGGCGTGACCATGACAATCTTTTAGCCGAACATGAAGCTTTTATAGCGTCTTGCCTGGAAGGTAAGCCTGTAATTGTCGATGGTTATGCTGGCCTGCGCGCTTTAGAAGCGGCTTTAAAAGTGTCGGAAAATATTGCTCATTCTTATCAATTAATGAAAGAATCGCAGCTTTTAAGCCAGCCTTAA
- a CDS encoding ABC-F family ATP-binding cassette domain-containing protein → MSAPILNLQNISYTLGGRPLLEGANLAIEPGHRLCLVGRNGSGKSTLLRIAAGEIHCDDGERFIQPGIKIHYLPQEPDFTVWKTTYDAVCDGLPEEEHYKARSLLTELGLTGDEDCRALSGGESRRCALAQALAKKPDLLLLDEPTNHLDLPCIMWLERELLSLGAAIVVISHDRRFLETICQSVLWLHQGETRTLEANFSHFEQWRDEQLELAEREAHKLSRQIAREEDWMRYGVTARRKRNVRRVAELAQLREARREINAQKQGSLKIEAQEADNTSKIVISAQNISWSYGTKTLVKDFSLKVLKGEAIGLCGANGAGKTTLLKLLTGLLTPQTGEVTLSPSLKLISLDQQRSILEGDRSVADVLTGGHGDIIQIGQEKRHVIGYMKDFLFRPEQARTPVSHLSGGERGRLALACALAKPSNLLVLDEPTNDLDLETLDLLQEMLSDYNGTILLVSHDRDFLDRLATSVITPEEDGVWVNYAGGYSDMLAQRRGTELNERKVLREARSETEAKNAATSSNKAITKLSYKEQRELNGLPDKIASLEADIKLCRRALSDADLYTRDPHKFEKITLLLEQKEAELTHAEERWLELEAKQEELRLA, encoded by the coding sequence ATGTCAGCTCCGATCCTTAATCTACAAAATATTTCTTATACCTTGGGTGGTCGCCCCCTTCTTGAGGGCGCTAATCTTGCGATAGAGCCAGGACATCGCCTGTGCCTGGTAGGACGCAATGGAAGCGGCAAATCAACGTTATTGCGTATAGCTGCGGGCGAAATCCACTGTGATGATGGCGAGCGTTTTATTCAACCTGGTATTAAAATTCATTATCTTCCTCAGGAGCCAGATTTCACGGTTTGGAAAACGACTTACGACGCCGTTTGTGATGGCCTGCCCGAAGAAGAGCATTATAAGGCACGTAGCCTATTAACAGAATTAGGTCTTACAGGTGATGAAGATTGTCGGGCTTTATCAGGAGGCGAATCACGTCGTTGCGCCCTGGCTCAGGCTTTAGCTAAAAAACCAGATCTTCTTTTGCTCGATGAGCCAACCAACCATCTTGATTTACCTTGCATCATGTGGCTTGAGCGAGAACTCTTATCTTTAGGAGCTGCGATTGTGGTCATTAGCCATGATCGTCGTTTTCTTGAAACCATATGTCAGTCAGTTCTCTGGCTCCATCAAGGAGAGACCAGGACTTTAGAGGCAAATTTTTCTCATTTCGAACAATGGCGTGATGAACAATTAGAGTTAGCTGAGCGTGAAGCTCATAAATTATCTCGGCAAATTGCCCGGGAAGAAGATTGGATGCGCTATGGCGTCACGGCTCGTCGCAAAAGAAACGTGCGTCGTGTTGCTGAATTAGCGCAGCTAAGAGAGGCACGGCGTGAAATTAATGCACAAAAGCAGGGCAGTTTAAAAATTGAGGCCCAGGAGGCTGATAATACAAGCAAAATTGTCATTTCTGCACAGAATATTTCCTGGTCATACGGGACAAAAACCCTCGTAAAAGATTTTTCTCTTAAAGTGCTTAAAGGCGAAGCTATTGGGCTTTGTGGCGCTAATGGAGCTGGTAAAACGACTCTCTTAAAACTTTTGACTGGTTTGCTCACACCACAAACTGGCGAAGTAACATTAAGTCCTTCCTTAAAACTTATTTCGCTAGATCAACAACGATCAATATTAGAAGGTGATCGTTCCGTAGCTGACGTGCTAACTGGCGGACATGGTGACATAATCCAAATAGGTCAAGAAAAGCGGCATGTGATCGGCTATATGAAAGATTTTCTCTTTCGCCCTGAACAGGCCAGGACCCCAGTGAGTCACCTTTCCGGAGGAGAACGAGGCCGGCTGGCTTTGGCATGTGCCTTAGCAAAACCCTCGAACCTTCTTGTCTTAGACGAACCCACAAATGACCTTGATTTGGAAACGCTCGATTTATTGCAAGAAATGTTGAGTGACTATAACGGCACAATTCTGCTTGTAAGTCACGATCGTGACTTTCTTGATCGTTTAGCAACTTCGGTCATAACCCCAGAAGAAGACGGAGTTTGGGTCAATTACGCTGGTGGTTATTCAGACATGTTAGCTCAAAGAAGGGGCACCGAGCTAAATGAAAGGAAAGTTTTGCGTGAAGCTCGTTCAGAGACTGAAGCTAAAAATGCTGCGACTTCATCGAACAAGGCAATTACCAAATTAAGCTATAAAGAGCAGCGTGAGCTCAATGGCTTACCTGATAAAATAGCCTCACTTGAGGCTGATATAAAATTATGTCGCCGGGCCTTAAGTGACGCAGATCTTTATACGCGTGATCCTCATAAATTTGAGAAAATTACCCTTTTGCTCGAACAAAAAGAAGCAGAACTAACTCACGCCGAAGAAAGATGGCTGGAGCTTGAAGCCAAACAAGAAGAGTTAAGGCTGGCTTAA